The sequence TGGATACAGAAGTATTCCCGAGGCGCTCCATACCAAGCAGTACCAGTTCTTTGGACCAGGGACAAGCGCGAATGGCCCGGTAGAGCACGTCCTTGGCGGCCTTGGTGTCCTTTGGACCCTCAAGCTCGAATAAGAGGTAAAGCTTCCATAAGGTGATATTTGCACGTCCATCGTTTTCATCAGCCAAGCCGGATAAATCTCGATGGCCTTGACGGTAGTGTATCGGGCTCGTGTGATCCCATAAAGCTTTTTCAAACGCTGCCCGGACAGCGTGGACGGAGCCATTCAGAGATTTGAAGCGCCACAGTGCTGAGTAAACCGATAGCAAGTGAAGAGTCACATTTGTCCTCTGCAGGATGGCGGGTGGCGAATCGGAGAGAGCTTCGCGAAGGTGGCGCTCCTCAGAGCCAGCTTTCACAAATCCTATCGGGTCGGGGACTCGATGGGTGATCGGGAGACGAGATTCGTTCCACACAAATAATGACAGGAAGATGGTGTTATGCGGAAAGGCGACCACGCTCTCCTTCAATATCGATTGCAATTGATGCACGTTCATGTGACACCCTTTCCGATTCGTATGGAAGAACACGAGTTTGGCCCGGGACTGGTGCAACAGTTCGAGAGTGAACGCCTTGAAATCTGACTCGCCTAATCGAGCGTTATTGCTAGCCTGCAACATAGCCCACTTGTAGACTGCAAGTGCCGGCTCCAAAGACTTCTCCGATAGGTATCGACTCAGGGCCAGACAGTCGGCAGAGGCTACGAATGCTCTTGTGTGCCGTTGCGCCAAGGCGTCTTGACAAAATTGATGACAGAACTAACGGATTCTTTTAGTACGGAGAAGCAAGAAAACAGCGGAAGATCGCCCGTGATAGGCAAACTTACCCTTTCTTGTTTCAGCTTTTCCAACGCCTTGTACTCAACGAAGTCGGTGGTTGCGCTGTACACTGCCATATCAATTTCATCTTGAGCCATGGCATTGAGCAAATAGGACGGCCTTGCCAGATCGCCTTGGTCAAGTAGCTCCCATATCCATGCATTCCACAGAAGCACGCAATCGAACTGCTCCACATCCGCAAAAGACTTGCGTTCCTTGATAGCCGACGACCATGTGACAAGGGCGCGGTCCTGTGAGCCCGATCGCCATTGCATCAGAGCAAACGCATTGTAGAGACGAAGACTCGAAGGGCGACTTCGTAACAGACGCTTTGCATACTTATTAGCTGTTTCCTTGTCGCAAACAAACTCAAGTGCAAGCGCATATTCGGCTAAGTCGCAGTTTTGATCAAACTTCTCCACTAACTTGCGCAAAGTTTGGCGCACCCAGCCCTGCCTCAAGCGAAATGTGTCATCCCTGGCGTTGATCCAAGGTCGCATGGAGTAGAACCAATTTGGCGGAGCGAAAAGGGTGTCGGGCGTGTGGATAAAGTCGATGATTGGGAACAACAGCGGCGAACGATGATGAGCCGCCCCGTTGGCCAAGTCCATCGCCCAGTTGAGGAAGTCGGCCTCAACAAAATCTTCCAGCGTATTTGATAGGAAACTGTCACCACACCATGATCGGGTTGTACGGTAGTTACCGGTGACTGTAAGGTGAGGCAGGCGACAAAAACACAAGAAGGCATTGATGAGCAAGGTCGGATCATCAACACGGGATACGAAGGGCAAAACTTCACGTATGTCAGAAGATAAGACAACGGAAAATGTGGTGTCGACTGTGACCCCGAAGTCATCCACACTTCGAGCAGGCATATTTAAAGCGTGGGCGACTTTGCGCTCGGTTTTGACCCAAGATTCGAAAAGAGAGGAGCTTTCCGTGCCTGTGTCAAATTCCACGCAGACTGGATCGAGACGAATTTGCTTTCCCGTCTCCCAACAAGATTCTTTGCCTTCACCCAGACGCGCAACTTCCGAATCCCAGAAGTGACAAAAGGCATCCAGCGCTGTGCCTTGTGCCGCCTTGTCGAGTGTCGGGGGTGCAAAAAAGACGAACTCAAGGGCTGCCTGCCACAGTCCAGAGGCAAGCTCTGAATAGCCAGCTTCAATAAGTAAAAGAGACAGGCGCAAGAGAAGATAGCATTGGACTTGGTTCTGATGGAACGAGTCTAACTCTGAAGCCGCCTGCTTCATGAAGCTGATGACCAAAAACTTGTGTTCGTCCAATGAAAACTCGCTGGAATCACGTTGGCGAAAGTTGAGGTAGCCCAGTAAGAGATCAGTAGAGTTGGGAAGCTTTCGTACAGTATCTTTCCATTCTTGCAAGAGTTTCTTGCGATCCCAAAGCTTGCCACCTTCTTTCAAACGTTCCATCAACAACAAGTCTCTTCCCACAGCACGACCCGACCTTTTTAGCGCCTCTTCAAGCAAGCCAAGTTTCACATCAGCGACAGCTTTTTCTTCGGCGGGCGTCAATGAGCGCGATTCGTCTTCGGGGCCATGGAGAATTGTCTGCAGCCTGACAAGATTGAGCCATGCCGCAATGTCTGTCGGATGCGAATCGACAACGCGCCGCAATTCTGCGTGCTGAGATCGACGCCGCGCATCGACGGCTACATGAAGGTTTCCGGGCTGGCTGTCCTGAGTACTGACGTATTCCATCCCCTCCGGTACTTTCTTCTCATATTTGGCCTTGCCAAGAATAGACCGATACGCCTGGCGATCATCGTCGGAAAGAGATTCGCTGTTGTCATTCTTCGACACTTCACCTTTCTCATAATCTGTATTTACCCAAGGACCAAGGCTCAGGAAATCGTGACTCAAGCTCTCATCTGAGGCGAACACGGGTTCATCTCGAAAGCGATATATGTCTGAGACACGCTTCAAGTGTTGTGAAAAAGTTCCTGGGGCTTTCTTATCTTCGTACCTGTGGCGTTTGTCACGAAGCACAATGATGTCTTTGTCCTGTATGTCCCGTTCGATAATCAAATATGCGGGCAGACCCATGACCTGGCCGGAGCCGACCCTTGTGTAGGAGGGAATGTCATAGCGATGAGCAGTGCCGTATTTGAGCACTGAACGGTCACCCTTGGAGTCATAAATGATATTGTCGCTTAGTGATGAAGGTGAATTATCGGGGCTGAAAGGTCGAGGATTGCTGGTGTCAAATGTAGTCCGTTCTTCATTGAATATGGGTTTGCTGGGCAATACGCGCCTCGGTTTCACACCGAGATCACGGGTTGCTCTACCATCCCGATGGGAAAAGCGATGGCGGCGTTCGGATGACTGGGAGCGAGGGCTTTCAACGGAATCATGCTGACGCCAGCTTTTTCGCTGCTCATGAGGAGACCGGGACCGATGGCGATGAGAGCGGTGCTTCGAGCTACTGACACCTGAGGTTTCACTATCTCGAGCAGCCTCAGGGGCATCTACAGGTAGCTTGAAGCTACCAAACTTCGGGACAGACTTTTTGTCCTGAGGCGCGGTTAGAGACAGCTCAGAAAACATtcggcgaggaagaaataCTTACCTTTGACTCGGACCAGTCCATTATTCAAGGTTGCTACCCTGCGCATGAGCTGGAGCGATGATAACGGAGTAAAGATGATCCGGCGGTGAAAGCCAAGAGATGAATGTGACATAAAGTGGCAGAAAGATGGGGTTAATCCAGAAAGCGGTAAACGTCAGGTATGGGGCTCGGCGGAGAACGGACATTTTTCAAAAACAGCAGGCGGTGGATGCAGCCGccgacagaaaaaaaagttgacTGTACAACATCGGATCAAAAATTCACGCGCTTCATTGAAAAAGCAGCGGTCACCATTCTGGATAGGAGGGAGATGGCTCATTGTGATTTGCAGTAAAACCTATCTTTCCTGAGCTTCCTTCACAATCATGGCGACCTCTCTTGCGGCTCAGTTGTCGCAGATTGCGGCCAAATCGACACACCAGCTCGATCTCAAGAAGCAGCGCATCTCGCATTCGCAGTCGCTGATCTTTGACCGCAAGGTCGCTTCTACACAAGACTTTGATACAATCTACGACATTTGCCATGATGGATTCTTGGAACTTTGTTCGCTCGATAGCCGTTTCGAAGAGTTTGAGCGATCCATTTTCAGTGAGCAAAGCAAGGCGGAGGACCGCACAGAGCTCAATAGCTCTCAAAACCAAGAGCTCGATGCTGTCATTGAATCTTTCCTGGCTTTGGTAGGAGGGCGGCTTCAACTAAGCCCTGCGGTTAAAGCAGTGGACTGGCTTGTCCGACGTTTTCGGTGCGTCGATGTGTATCTGCTTTGACAGAGGTCCTTTCCTGTACTAACTGTTCTCATTAGTGTTCACGAGTACAACACGGCGTGCATCCTACTCACATTCCTTCCTTACCATACGACCCCTCTATTCCTGAACcttctctccatcctcccGAATGATCTGACGCCAACATTCAAAGTGCTTTACCCATATAAGACAGGCCTCATTAATCCGCCACGGCATCCGATCGTTCACAGTGCTACTACGAACAAGGCATTCTTTGCTGCATTAAACGAATATGTCCTAAAGGCCTGTCAGCAGAATGCGCAAAGCCACGCATTGCTCTCTTTTTGGGCCAGCGTCGTCACCGAGGCTGTAGCTGGTATGCTCGACAGTGCTCGTGCAGGTCGGCGAGAAGctgaaaagcaaaagcatGAAGACATTCTGATCCGCGTACTACCTCTTCTGAGCCGCGCATTCTCGCTCAAGCAAGTCTCGGAGCTGATTGTCAGCTGCTACATGATTTCAGTTGTTCTGGCCCAAAAAGCATCGCTGACGGATTCTGTTTTGGATGGTCTGATGGAAAGTGTTGTTAGCTCATGGTCTGAGGAAACATTGAGCTCTGCAATGATCTGTCTGTCAATACTTGCAGGGCAAAAGGCGTCCGCCACTTTGCCAAGGAAAGTCTTCAAAGCTGTATTACGCCTCGAACAGCCACTGAAGCAGTTGTCTGAGACTTCTACTCAGTGCCCGACGTCCAAGCTACTGCTGGGACTCGTCACAGGATGCGTCAGCAATCTCGATAAGCAGAAAGATGTCACACGACTTTCTCTCTTGTCTTCAATTATCGAGAGTAGCATACTCGAAGCTGAAGATCTGAGAGCGGCCATGGCTATTGTGCTGAAAGCAGCCAGCGACTCTGACGACACGCGCGGAATGTCTCTTGAGATACAAACCCGGCTTGCAGAAATTGTTCAGGATTTCAGCCAATCGACTTCATTGCAGCCAGAATTCAAGAGGGTGCTTGCAGAGTCATCCTTGAATGTCAACGCGATTGAGCACAACTTGCAAACAGTCGTCGACACACCGGTCCCAGCAGCTGCCATCGAGGATGTGGACATGGAAGATGTGGAACATACGTTGGAAAAGTTCTCCCCCGCGTTGGATTCATTGAAAAACGAGACATTGTATCCATCGTCCTTCCTTGGCAAGTCCTCTATTCCTGAGTTTGACAACCTCGTTCAAGTCTTTGCGTTGGCGGTCGATTCCGACGTGAAGACCGAACAATTCACCAGTTTACCAATTCTTGGCAAGAAACACGCCACCAAGGAACCTCAattcatttctttcttcgtcCGCGTCTTTTCCGGCCCTTACCCTATCGGGACCAAGGTTGCGGCACTTGATGTCTTGTCATCCGTTCTTTCATCTCCTGCGAACGATTTCGATCCCCAGGCGCTGCTGCCATCATTGGTTGTTGGTCTGGCAGATCCCTCAGAGCGCATCCGTCGTGAGACTGCCGGAGTCATGGCTCGCATGTGCTCTTTCTACAAAACAAACCACAAGCTTGATGCGGTTCGCCCGTGGGGTTCGTCCTCCATCTACGGGAGTCCAAAGACATCTGCAGGCGTACAATGGCTTGCTCCATCCGACGTGCAAAAAGTGCTCGAGTCTGCCATCCTTCCTTTCCTCGAGGAGTATACTCTTGACTCGATGTATATTATGAAGGTCATTGATGCCACCCTTCGTGGAGTATCTCTTTCGGAGAACTCCGGAGCTCAGGAACTCAAGAAATCACTGCGGACTAGTCTTTTTACCTTCCTTTGTTCGCATGTCACCCACATGCCGATTCTGGCGCCCAAGTTCACCCTTTTGCGCATCCTCAATAATGTCAAGAAGGTTCCAGGAACCAGTCACGCCAAGGAACTTTCGCCGTTACTTGAACAGTGGCGAAACTTCAGTCAGTCGGAGGTCGATGACCTTTGCCAGAAAGAGCGCCTTTCAACCGTTGACTGCGAGCGAGAAGTGGTAGCCATTGTTGGCCCTCGTGATGATAATCCATTTGACATGCTTCTCTCTTGCGTGGCCCCGCGTTCGAGCTCTCTCAGAGCCTCTTTCATCAGTGCGGTGTTTGAACGAATGAAAGAAATCTGGTCAAAGACGACTGAGCAGAGTCAATTGACAGCCTCACAAAAACTCCTAGATATCGCACTCGGAGCGGCCGCCGTCGAGTCTACACTGGCTGATTACTGCCGTGATATCCTGCGCGCCGTGGAGTTGTCTGGGACAATTCTGGTCAACTTTGTGCGCAAGATTCCTGCCTCGTTGACTGATATCGAAAGTATGGGCCCCGCGCCGAAACGGCGACGAACAAGCCAAACAAACATGGTTGCTATGACCGTTAAGGATGAAGCAGAGCTTAGCAAACTTATGGATAAGATGACTTTTATTCTTGAGGTGAT comes from Penicillium oxalicum strain HP7-1 chromosome I, whole genome shotgun sequence and encodes:
- a CDS encoding U3 small nucleolar RNA-associated protein 10; protein product: MATSLAAQLSQIAAKSTHQLDLKKQRISHSQSLIFDRKVASTQDFDTIYDICHDGFLELCSLDSRFEEFERSIFSEQSKAEDRTELNSSQNQELDAVIESFLALVGGRLQLSPAVKAVDWLVRRFRVHEYNTACILLTFLPYHTTPLFLNLLSILPNDLTPTFKVLYPYKTGLINPPRHPIVHSATTNKAFFAALNEYVLKACQQNAQSHALLSFWASVVTEAVAGMLDSARAGRREAEKQKHEDILIRVLPLLSRAFSLKQVSELIVSCYMISVVLAQKASLTDSVLDGLMESVVSSWSEETLSSAMICLSILAGQKASATLPRKVFKAVLRLEQPLKQLSETSTQCPTSKLLLGLVTGCVSNLDKQKDVTRLSLLSSIIESSILEAEDLRAAMAIVLKAASDSDDTRGMSLEIQTRLAEIVQDFSQSTSLQPEFKRVLAESSLNVNAIEHNLQTVVDTPVPAAAIEDVDMEDVEHTLEKFSPALDSLKNETLYPSSFLGKSSIPEFDNLVQVFALAVDSDVKTEQFTSLPILGKKHATKEPQFISFFVRVFSGPYPIGTKVAALDVLSSVLSSPANDFDPQALLPSLVVGLADPSERIRRETAGVMARMCSFYKTNHKLDAVRPWGSSSIYGSPKTSAGVQWLAPSDVQKVLESAILPFLEEYTLDSMYIMKVIDATLRGVSLSENSGAQELKKSLRTSLFTFLCSHVTHMPILAPKFTLLRILNNVKKVPGTSHAKELSPLLEQWRNFSQSEVDDLCQKERLSTVDCEREVVAIVGPRDDNPFDMLLSCVAPRSSSLRASFISAVFERMKEIWSKTTEQSQLTASQKLLDIALGAAAVESTLADYCRDILRAVELSGTILVNFVRKIPASLTDIESMGPAPKRRRTSQTNMVAMTVKDEAELSKLMDKMTFILEVIDNSNPGSHPELADGLFQTLAALHHFKSQIQSGMSYLLSLTLGSLLAIVNNSKASSKPLFDTSTIRADLVVDCVRTTDSPQVQNAALLLVAGLSVIAPELVLHSVMPIFTFMGSSVLRKDDDYSVAVIDQTIDQVVPALIQSLRNQKRDIVSGTSELLLSFTAAFEHIPSHRRLRLFHALITKLGTQDFLFAVLAMLANRYALDKDVLTLMTGVASDTTPVVELTTYSKYLNLVIDSLKPKPGISKVLLGIGSDDGREPQKVAVDLLRDLAHLLKHSTLKAKLEAAFETENEVADQVRACFSRVLEQVLGLGELVQSMKPVSHACGEVLGSLFGTLSLVDFLDTIEVLLQGPNDDLRRKVLRLLETRLRQNPERDNESQIRVLDFLPTLVTIVQSSPDKLLKHAAVACIDRITEKYGRKDPSKVIPAAQVVASSSCIGQDDERIRIMGVLCLASMAEVLGEAMIPALPDAMKRSLELLESSLAPNNENSRLHDAVFSLFSALLVNIPFMLSPSHLDQILRLAFKSSEADLEDTSDETRMETLRLLASRKMDLSTSLGAISRNWHHAVETGPIAVNEILEVLSLAIEKNPKSAVAKNVNLLSKILFDAFDLRREQVSLGDASDFDASDLDEAETALNDVTIKMIYKLNDSTFRPLFIKLVEWATSGVSKKDEQGQISRLTTFYGFLQVFFGTLQSIVTGYSNYILENVVEVLGKAGPAKATKALWLAALRTLRNSFEHDQDEFWQSPSHLASISGPLISQLTHATTSKTAALVAEEVVPAITELAVAADSTDNYKELNMALMKYLRPSTASTSRSSGGDNAFTRLAALKAEQALTEQLGEEWLALLPEMLPYISELMEDEDESVEREVRKWVKQIEGVLGERLDDMLT